TATAATTCGTCAGGATTGAGGCGGTGGCCGCCATCAAAGCGCTTCAGACAAATTTTGCATTGATAACGCTGCCTGCCGTTTCTGGTGACGTTACGTTTGGTGTTTTGGGAGATACAAAAAGGACATGTTTTGTATTCAAAACTTTTGAATCCTTGAAATCCTTTCAGGATAAGGCTTTCAAGGATTTTTAGCACTCATTTTGCCCCTTGCACCCGACTACACTGTCTAGCGTTGTTTAGTTTACACTTTTCGTTTTTTTGCATGAAAACCCATTGGTTCGATTTTTAAAGGGTTGTCAAGAATACCGAAAGGTACGGTTAAGTTGCGTAGTTCTCAAGAATGCTTAAAAAAAACACAAAATAATCATTTCAGCAAAAATAAAAGCCGTTTAGCATAAAATGTAAACAAACGGATCTTTTCCAACATTTTTTAATGCGTTTCGACGAAATCCGCCAACAGCCGAGCAAATTCGCCGGCCTGTGTGAGAAACGGCGCGTGGGCGGCTTTTTCTATAATATGCAGCTCGCTTTGCGGCAGATGGCGGTGCAGGTATTCGCCCATACGGGGCGGGGTGATGGAATCTTTGGCACCGAAAATCAGCAGGGCGGGGGCATGGATGTGCGGCAGGAAGGCGCGGGCGTCGGCGCCGGCAACGGCATCGAGCGCGGCCTGCATGGCGGCGGGCGCGCCGTGTTTCACGATGTCGGGCAGCACTTTTTCTAAAACCGGGTGTTGGTCTTTTGCATACAAAAATTGCAACTGGAGAAACTGTTTCATATATCTGTGATAATCTTGCTCAAACAAAACAATCATTTTCGCCAGCGCGGGGTTGCTCAAACCTTCGGGGTAGTCGGGCGCGGCCTGAAAGCGGGCGAAGCTGGCGGTCAGGCACAGTGCGCGCACTTTTTCAGGGTGGCGGTGTGCGAGATAAAGCGCCACCAGCCCGCCGAGCGACCAGCCGACCAAATAGGCGGGTTCGCTGATTTGTCCGGCGAAAGCGTCGGCTGCGGCGGCCACGTCGAAACCGCCGTTAAACGGCGCATCGCCGTGGCCGGGCAGGTTGAGGGCGCGGATATGCCAGTTTGCAGGCAGGCGCGGGGTTAAATCGTCGAAAATATGGCGGTTGGCCGCCCAGCCGTGTATCAGATAAACGTTTTTCGGGGAATGCGTCATGAATGTGCTTTCGTGGTGGCGGAAACGCCGGGGC
The sequence above is a segment of the Neisseria dentiae genome. Coding sequences within it:
- a CDS encoding transposase-like zinc-binding domain-containing protein, which produces MLKILESLILKGFQGFKSFEYKTCPFCISQNTKRNVTRNGRQRYQCKICLKRFDGGHRLNPDEL
- the bioH gene encoding pimeloyl-ACP methyl ester esterase BioH; the protein is MTHSPKNVYLIHGWAANRHIFDDLTPRLPANWHIRALNLPGHGDAPFNGGFDVAAAADAFAGQISEPAYLVGWSLGGLVALYLAHRHPEKVRALCLTASFARFQAAPDYPEGLSNPALAKMIVLFEQDYHRYMKQFLQLQFLYAKDQHPVLEKVLPDIVKHGAPAAMQAALDAVAGADARAFLPHIHAPALLIFGAKDSITPPRMGEYLHRHLPQSELHIIEKAAHAPFLTQAGEFARLLADFVETH